Proteins encoded in a region of the Pseudoxanthomonas sp. genome:
- a CDS encoding DnaJ C-terminal domain-containing protein, protein MQFKDYYAVLGVEPSAGDAEIKTAYRRLARKYHPDVSKEAGAEDQFKAVNEAYEALRDPQRRAAYDQLRARGYRPGEEFRPPPDFGRGGAGAQEFDFEEIFGGAGGGGGGFSDFFEGLFGRRARADQGGPRGPQPTRDSRAKLAVPLQAVHDGGSVRVNVNDRQLDVKVPKGVKPGQVIRLTGQGTQGGNLLLEVEYAPHPQFEVDGRNIIHVLALTPWQAALGATVSVPTLGGEVELKIPADSDTGRKLRLRGRGLPGTPPGDQIVELEISAPRAETDEQRKAYARLAKAFGQA, encoded by the coding sequence ATGCAGTTCAAGGACTATTACGCGGTGCTGGGCGTGGAGCCCTCCGCCGGCGATGCCGAGATCAAGACGGCCTACCGCCGGCTGGCCCGCAAGTACCATCCCGATGTCAGCAAGGAGGCCGGCGCCGAGGACCAGTTCAAGGCGGTCAACGAGGCCTACGAGGCGCTGCGCGACCCGCAGAGGCGCGCGGCCTACGACCAGTTGCGTGCACGCGGCTACCGGCCGGGCGAGGAGTTCCGGCCGCCGCCGGATTTTGGGCGCGGCGGCGCCGGCGCGCAGGAGTTCGACTTCGAGGAGATCTTCGGTGGTGCCGGTGGCGGAGGCGGCGGCTTCAGCGACTTCTTCGAAGGGCTGTTCGGCCGGCGCGCGCGCGCGGATCAGGGCGGGCCGCGGGGTCCGCAGCCGACGCGCGACTCGCGCGCCAAGCTCGCCGTACCGCTGCAGGCGGTGCATGACGGCGGCAGCGTGCGCGTGAACGTCAACGACAGGCAGTTGGACGTGAAGGTGCCGAAAGGCGTCAAACCCGGGCAGGTGATCCGGTTGACCGGCCAGGGCACCCAGGGTGGCAACCTGTTGCTGGAAGTCGAGTACGCACCGCATCCGCAGTTCGAGGTCGACGGCCGCAACATCATCCATGTGCTCGCGCTGACGCCGTGGCAGGCTGCGCTGGGCGCGACCGTCAGCGTGCCGACGTTGGGGGGCGAGGTCGAGCTGAAGATTCCGGCCGATTCCGACACCGGCCGCAAACTGCGGCTGCGGGGGCGCGGCCTTCCCGGCACGCCGCCGGGCGACCAGATCGTGGAACTGGAAATCAGCGCGCCGCGCGCGGAGACCGACGAGCAGCGCAAGGCCTACGCCAGGCTTGCCAAGGCCTTCGGCCAGGCGTGA